The following are from one region of the Ruficoccus sp. ZRK36 genome:
- a CDS encoding cation:proton antiporter, whose protein sequence is MGEGSIIHDLTLVVLCAAVVTVIFYKLRLPVILGYLLVGVLVGPYTPELPTLHNSGAIEELSQLGVIFLMFFIGLEFDIERLRRVFWPAFIAAVLQSIIVFIIGILCAPLVGYSPLEGIFLGALLTNSASLLCIKILKDKGRLKHADAHMAVGILVFEDMVAILLLVVLGELGGAESFQISALYRVVFLLGVFAAGVYILGRVLAPWLSRQLKGSNSGEIITLVSVALALGLAELAQLSRFSISLGAFLAGAIMAQTQIVGDIQRITDPFRNLFCAIFFVTIGMLIDPSWLLSNWLAVVFIAVLVVVGKLITCWLGLFVGGQSAETGFRASISKASIGEFGFIIAAMGTATGATGESLPSMAVGLALVTYMIIPVLNANPARLFGWIAEKTPDQVRVAGRIYEKMLDAIARRVGRITFFRLARRPLLQILANFFLLNAILIVAYVGAKYCVRVPSLAEHMKWVHVGVWLLAAALCLPFLSSVIRNLDVLIQLVTSTVFGSSRNPQLLSGRMANLVHTIVLSLMIVLFGGVFLSAASPFFPSGVTLGMFIVVGCIALAIFWKSIININSRMEYLFLQSFQEQNVENEEQLRQATLRELSHVHRWQIEVETVTIADDSIACGMLLREMHLRKKTGASIVAISRGGRTHYDPSPEVPIFAGDNLVLIGSKEQLENARRTLATRSPNQRAEEKPFRIERVFVRADAFLAGQTLAGCDVRHRFRISVLGIQRGKKRIAPPPPDEIIHVGDILLVVGNDETIDAFKLSLEADAEPLPEEPPEDEDELAADETEPEADASGDGDGPEPKQP, encoded by the coding sequence TTGGGTGAAGGAAGTATTATTCACGATCTGACTCTGGTCGTCCTGTGTGCGGCAGTAGTCACGGTTATTTTCTATAAGCTGAGGCTGCCTGTCATCCTTGGTTATCTGCTGGTGGGCGTGCTCGTGGGGCCGTACACGCCGGAGCTGCCGACCTTGCACAACTCGGGTGCGATCGAGGAGCTGAGCCAGCTCGGGGTGATCTTCCTGATGTTCTTTATCGGGCTGGAGTTCGATATTGAGCGACTGCGGCGGGTCTTCTGGCCGGCGTTTATCGCGGCGGTCCTCCAGTCGATCATCGTATTTATCATCGGTATCCTCTGTGCGCCGCTGGTGGGCTACTCGCCGCTGGAGGGGATATTTCTCGGTGCGCTGCTGACGAACTCAGCCTCGCTGTTGTGTATTAAAATCCTCAAGGACAAGGGACGCCTCAAGCATGCCGATGCTCACATGGCGGTGGGCATCCTCGTTTTTGAGGACATGGTGGCGATCCTGCTGCTGGTGGTGCTCGGTGAGCTCGGGGGGGCTGAGAGCTTCCAGATTAGCGCGCTGTACCGGGTGGTCTTCCTGCTGGGGGTGTTTGCGGCAGGGGTATATATTTTGGGGCGCGTGCTGGCTCCTTGGCTCAGCCGCCAGCTAAAAGGCTCTAACTCGGGCGAGATCATCACCCTGGTGTCGGTCGCACTGGCGCTCGGCTTGGCCGAGTTGGCGCAGCTGTCGCGTTTTTCGATCTCGCTGGGAGCGTTTCTGGCCGGGGCGATTATGGCCCAGACGCAGATCGTCGGGGACATTCAGCGCATCACTGACCCCTTCCGGAACCTGTTTTGCGCGATCTTCTTTGTCACGATCGGGATGCTGATCGACCCGAGCTGGCTGCTGTCGAACTGGCTGGCGGTGGTCTTTATCGCCGTGCTGGTGGTCGTCGGTAAGCTCATCACGTGCTGGCTGGGGCTGTTTGTTGGTGGGCAGAGCGCGGAGACGGGCTTCCGTGCCTCGATCTCAAAGGCCAGCATCGGTGAGTTCGGCTTTATTATCGCAGCGATGGGGACGGCGACCGGAGCCACAGGCGAGAGCCTGCCGAGTATGGCGGTGGGGCTTGCGCTGGTCACGTACATGATCATCCCTGTGCTAAATGCCAACCCGGCTCGCCTGTTTGGCTGGATCGCGGAGAAGACGCCTGATCAGGTGCGAGTCGCCGGACGTATCTACGAAAAGATGCTCGATGCCATCGCGAGGCGGGTGGGGCGTATTACATTTTTCCGGCTGGCGCGGCGACCGCTGCTTCAGATTCTGGCAAACTTCTTCCTGCTCAACGCCATTCTGATCGTGGCCTATGTCGGGGCCAAGTACTGCGTGCGTGTGCCCAGCCTGGCCGAGCACATGAAGTGGGTGCACGTCGGCGTCTGGCTACTGGCGGCGGCACTGTGTCTGCCTTTCCTCTCCTCTGTCATCCGCAATCTCGATGTCCTGATCCAGCTGGTGACCTCCACCGTGTTTGGCAGCAGCCGTAATCCGCAACTGCTCAGCGGCCGCATGGCCAATCTGGTGCACACGATCGTGCTTTCGCTCATGATCGTGCTGTTTGGCGGGGTTTTCCTGTCAGCAGCTTCTCCGTTTTTCCCCTCGGGGGTGACGCTGGGGATGTTTATCGTGGTCGGCTGTATCGCGCTGGCGATTTTCTGGAAGTCGATCATCAACATCAACAGCCGGATGGAGTACCTCTTCCTGCAGAGCTTTCAGGAGCAGAATGTCGAGAACGAGGAGCAACTCCGCCAGGCCACGCTGCGCGAGCTATCGCATGTGCATCGCTGGCAGATCGAGGTGGAGACGGTCACCATCGCCGATGACTCGATCGCCTGCGGCATGCTGCTGCGTGAGATGCATCTGCGTAAAAAGACCGGTGCCTCCATCGTGGCCATCAGCCGTGGAGGCAGGACGCATTACGATCCTTCGCCAGAGGTGCCGATCTTTGCCGGGGATAACCTCGTCCTGATCGGCTCCAAGGAGCAGCTCGAGAACGCCCGGCGGACCCTGGCGACGCGCTCGCCGAACCAGCGTGCCGAGGAGAAGCCCTTCCGCATCGAGCGTGTCTTTGTGCGCGCAGACGCTTTTCTGGCCGGTCAGACGCTGGCTGGCTGCGATGTGCGCCATCGCTTCCGGATCAGCGTGCTCGGTATCCAGCGCGGTAAAAAGCGCATCGCGCCGCCCCCGCCGGACGAGATCATCCATGTCGGGGACATCCTGCTTGTCGTCGGTAACGACGAGACGATCGACGCCTTTAAGCTCTCTCTCGAAGCCGATGCCGAGCCTCTGCCGGAGGAGCCGCCCGAGGACGAGGATGAGCTGGCCGCTGATGAAACCGAACCGGAAGCGGACGCCTCTGGCGACGGGGATGGGCCGGAGCCCAAGCAGCCGTAG
- a CDS encoding 8-amino-7-oxononanoate synthase — MAGDARSVNTPAALSARLSGAMEERHAQGLERTLRVRRADEPFLDLANNDYLRLSQHPDVKAAAIAATERWGCSSAASPLITGYTEAHESLLETLKQWCGFRHGLLWNTGFAANSAVLSGLPRRGDLVLADRLIHNSMVNGLLASGARLQRYRHLDLDHLGELLEQNAGKYETLFVVSETVYSMDGDYPELQAMAALKERYGFIWVLDEAHALGWYGEGGSGLIEAAGVSAAVDVMVGTLGKGLGSMGAFTLFHDEILKRYLINHSGEFIYSTYLPPSCAAAAEKAVELLRGDPAERPRLHTMAGAFREMLEQGTRAGEAVAAFADSPIVPVRVADPVAAAEALLQQGIRVGAIRPPTVPAGEGRLRISLNALLSEPELQRVAAAINALRA, encoded by the coding sequence ATGGCTGGCGACGCACGCAGTGTGAACACGCCAGCGGCACTGTCCGCACGCCTGAGTGGGGCGATGGAGGAGCGCCATGCACAGGGCCTGGAGCGTACGCTGCGCGTACGCCGTGCCGATGAGCCGTTTCTCGATCTCGCCAACAACGACTACCTACGCCTGTCGCAGCATCCGGATGTCAAGGCTGCTGCGATCGCGGCGACGGAACGCTGGGGCTGCTCCTCGGCAGCTTCACCGCTGATCACGGGCTACACAGAGGCGCACGAGTCGCTGCTTGAGACCCTTAAGCAGTGGTGTGGGTTTCGCCACGGGCTGCTCTGGAATACAGGCTTTGCGGCTAACTCAGCCGTGCTCAGTGGCCTGCCGCGTCGGGGGGATCTCGTCCTCGCCGACCGGTTGATCCACAACAGCATGGTCAACGGCCTGCTCGCCTCCGGGGCACGTTTGCAGCGCTATCGCCACCTCGACCTGGACCATCTAGGTGAGCTGCTGGAGCAAAACGCAGGTAAGTACGAGACGCTCTTTGTTGTATCGGAAACCGTCTACAGCATGGACGGGGACTATCCAGAACTGCAGGCGATGGCTGCACTGAAAGAGCGCTACGGCTTTATCTGGGTGCTGGATGAGGCTCACGCCTTGGGCTGGTACGGTGAGGGCGGTAGCGGGCTGATTGAGGCGGCCGGTGTCTCGGCTGCGGTCGATGTCATGGTCGGTACACTCGGCAAGGGCCTCGGCTCGATGGGGGCGTTCACGCTCTTCCATGACGAGATCCTGAAACGCTACCTGATCAATCACTCCGGTGAGTTTATCTACTCGACCTATCTGCCGCCGTCCTGCGCGGCTGCGGCGGAGAAGGCTGTGGAACTGCTGCGGGGCGACCCAGCCGAGCGCCCACGGCTGCACACGATGGCAGGAGCTTTTCGTGAGATGCTTGAGCAAGGAACTCGCGCTGGCGAGGCAGTTGCCGCGTTCGCAGACTCTCCGATTGTGCCTGTGCGGGTCGCCGATCCCGTCGCTGCTGCTGAGGCTCTGCTCCAGCAGGGGATTCGTGTCGGTGCGATCCGCCCGCCGACGGTTCCTGCGGGCGAAGGCCGCCTGCGCATTTCCCTCAACGCCCTGCTCTCTGAGCCCGAACTCCAGCGGGTGGCTGCGGCCATTAACGCTCTACGCGCATGA
- the bioD gene encoding dethiobiotin synthase, whose product MAVIVITGNDTGVGKTRVTAALARELSREGGAVQIVKPVETGIAPGGHGDAEIALSHATGKAEAHTLFRFLEPMSPPDAAAREGQTLTLEAMLDRYAKLPPAAWRLVEGAGGIASPLDAEGRDVCDLAAALQADLMILVVEDRLGAICQARMVHAYAARAGVPVWLWLNEIRPQSEIIRQSNRDAVKAFNLPLCALLRPDASEPEWLERPWLATHAV is encoded by the coding sequence ATGGCCGTCATCGTCATCACCGGTAACGATACTGGCGTGGGTAAAACCCGCGTCACCGCTGCGCTGGCCCGGGAGCTTTCCCGGGAGGGCGGGGCGGTGCAGATCGTGAAGCCGGTGGAGACGGGGATCGCCCCCGGTGGACATGGCGATGCCGAGATCGCGTTGAGCCACGCCACGGGTAAGGCCGAGGCGCACACGCTCTTCCGCTTTTTGGAGCCGATGTCGCCCCCTGACGCCGCCGCGCGTGAGGGGCAGACGCTGACGCTGGAGGCGATGCTGGACCGCTACGCGAAGCTCCCGCCTGCCGCCTGGCGGCTGGTGGAGGGCGCGGGCGGTATCGCCTCGCCGCTCGATGCCGAGGGCAGAGACGTGTGTGATCTGGCTGCCGCCCTGCAGGCGGACCTGATGATCCTCGTCGTCGAGGACCGCCTAGGCGCCATCTGTCAGGCCCGCATGGTGCATGCCTATGCGGCCCGTGCAGGTGTCCCGGTCTGGCTCTGGTTGAATGAAATCCGGCCTCAGTCGGAAATCATCCGCCAGTCCAATCGCGACGCGGTCAAGGCCTTTAACCTGCCCCTGTGTGCCCTGCTGAGGCCGGACGCATCGGAGCCCGAATGGCTGGAGCGGCCATGGCTGGCGACGCACGCAGTGTGA
- the bioB gene encoding biotin synthase BioB: protein MTENMTTLEELKEIYNLPLTTLILRAQEVHHRYQDPSGVQLCTLKSIKTGKCSEDCKYCPQSAHNDTGIEPEKLLDTDRVMIDARMAKADGATRFCMGAAWRKVYTDSQFQNILETVSAVKALDLEVCCTLGMLDVNQAQRLKEAGCDVYNHNIDSSREFYSKIITTRTFDDRLNTIKNVREAGMEVCCGGILGMGESVEDRLNMLLELANMDPPPDSVPINALVAVKGTPLEDQPFVDSIEFVRTIATARIAMPYSIVRLSAGRSQMSDEMHALCYLAGANSIFLGDRLLVTENPRQHEDRKLLDKLGLHDMHPDSAREIHARAKADMAEDEACKAVKAEAASAEPALS, encoded by the coding sequence ATGACTGAGAACATGACCACACTCGAAGAACTCAAGGAAATCTATAACCTTCCGTTGACGACGCTGATCCTGCGGGCTCAGGAAGTCCACCACCGCTACCAGGACCCCTCCGGCGTCCAGCTGTGCACGCTGAAGTCCATCAAGACCGGTAAGTGCTCCGAAGACTGCAAGTACTGCCCGCAGTCCGCGCACAACGACACGGGCATCGAGCCCGAGAAGCTGCTCGATACCGACCGCGTCATGATCGACGCTCGGATGGCCAAGGCCGACGGTGCCACGCGCTTCTGCATGGGCGCTGCCTGGCGCAAGGTCTACACCGACAGCCAGTTTCAGAATATCCTGGAGACCGTCTCGGCGGTCAAGGCGCTCGACCTCGAGGTCTGCTGCACCCTCGGGATGCTGGACGTTAACCAGGCTCAGCGCCTGAAGGAAGCCGGCTGCGACGTGTATAATCACAACATCGACAGCTCGCGCGAATTTTACAGCAAGATCATCACCACCCGCACCTTTGACGACCGCCTGAACACGATCAAGAACGTGCGCGAGGCCGGGATGGAAGTCTGTTGTGGCGGCATTCTCGGGATGGGAGAGAGCGTTGAGGACCGCCTCAATATGCTCCTGGAGCTGGCCAATATGGACCCCCCGCCGGACTCTGTGCCGATCAACGCTCTGGTCGCCGTCAAGGGCACCCCGCTGGAGGACCAGCCCTTTGTGGACAGCATCGAGTTCGTCCGCACCATTGCCACGGCCCGCATCGCCATGCCGTACTCCATCGTGCGCCTCTCCGCCGGCCGCAGCCAGATGTCCGACGAGATGCACGCCCTGTGCTACCTCGCCGGTGCCAACAGCATCTTCCTCGGTGACCGCCTGCTCGTGACCGAGAACCCGCGCCAGCACGAGGACCGCAAGCTCCTCGACAAGCTCGGCCTGCACGACATGCACCCGGACTCCGCCCGCGAGATTCATGCCCGCGCCAAGGCCGATATGGCCGAAGACGAAGCCTGCAAGGCCGTCAAGGCTGAGGCAGCTTCCGCTGAGCCCGCACTCTCGTAA
- the bioA gene encoding adenosylmethionine--8-amino-7-oxononanoate transaminase translates to MNTLAESQTESAARLDAAHAWHPFTQMSEHLAHPRLFIERGEGCWLYDTDGNRYLDSNASIWTNVHGHNDPELNAALIEQVNKIAHSTTLGLAHPTGAALSEKLVSIAPDNLSRVFYSDNGSNAVEIALKLSFQYWQLTGKPEKTGVIALTSAYHGDTFGTMSVGDSGGFHSRFAPWCFPVERIPTPVSDEAAGVIHSEDMSASLKRLDEILDEKASTTACLIMEPWVQGSAGLRLQPRGFLREVADRCRRAGVHLILDEVFVGFGRVGPMLICREEGVEPDFLCLAKGLTAGYLPLAATLTTEAVFEAFLGRFEEYKAFYHGHTFTGNPLGAVVALKSIEKLEARMADGRHAETLAAFEAAVKQYGADSELYPVVRQRGMLAALELPEHPIEQRTGLKVALEARKHGLICRALGDTLLVVPPLVISPEEIDFLFKQLTRATQIVLNDSASA, encoded by the coding sequence ATGAACACGCTTGCCGAGAGTCAGACTGAGAGTGCCGCCCGCCTGGATGCGGCCCATGCCTGGCATCCGTTTACCCAGATGAGCGAGCATCTGGCGCATCCGCGGCTTTTCATCGAGCGCGGGGAGGGCTGCTGGCTCTACGACACGGACGGTAACCGCTACCTCGACAGCAACGCCTCCATCTGGACCAATGTCCACGGCCACAACGACCCGGAGCTAAACGCCGCCCTCATCGAGCAGGTCAACAAGATCGCCCACAGCACGACGCTCGGGCTCGCGCACCCGACCGGGGCCGCCCTGAGCGAGAAGCTCGTCTCTATCGCTCCTGACAACCTCTCGCGTGTCTTTTACAGCGATAACGGCTCCAATGCGGTTGAGATCGCCCTGAAACTTTCCTTCCAGTACTGGCAGCTGACCGGTAAGCCCGAGAAAACCGGCGTCATCGCCCTGACCAGCGCCTACCATGGCGATACCTTTGGCACGATGTCGGTGGGCGACAGTGGCGGCTTCCACAGCCGGTTCGCGCCCTGGTGTTTCCCGGTGGAGCGCATCCCCACGCCGGTTAGCGACGAGGCAGCCGGGGTGATTCACTCCGAGGACATGAGTGCCAGCCTGAAGCGGCTGGATGAGATTTTAGACGAAAAAGCCAGCACCACCGCCTGCCTGATCATGGAGCCCTGGGTACAGGGATCGGCGGGTCTGCGCCTGCAGCCGCGCGGATTCCTGCGCGAGGTGGCCGACCGCTGCCGCCGGGCCGGGGTACACCTGATCCTCGACGAGGTTTTTGTGGGCTTCGGGCGTGTCGGGCCGATGCTTATCTGCCGTGAAGAAGGCGTTGAGCCAGACTTCCTCTGCCTGGCCAAGGGCCTGACTGCCGGTTATCTGCCGCTGGCTGCGACTCTCACCACCGAGGCTGTTTTCGAGGCCTTCCTCGGGCGTTTCGAGGAGTACAAGGCCTTTTACCATGGCCATACCTTTACCGGCAACCCGCTCGGGGCCGTCGTCGCCCTCAAGAGCATCGAAAAGCTTGAAGCGCGTATGGCTGACGGTCGCCACGCCGAGACGTTGGCCGCCTTTGAGGCTGCTGTGAAGCAGTACGGCGCGGACTCGGAGCTGTACCCGGTCGTGCGCCAGCGGGGCATGCTGGCCGCGCTGGAGCTGCCGGAGCATCCGATCGAGCAGCGCACCGGCCTGAAGGTCGCGCTGGAGGCCCGTAAGCACGGGCTGATCTGCCGGGCCCTCGGGGACACACTGCTGGTGGTGCCGCCTCTGGTGATCTCGCCCGAGGAGATCGACTTTCTCTTTAAACAACTGACCCGCGCGACGCAAATCGTGCTCAACGACTCCGCCTCGGCCTGA